In Hymenobacter volaticus, the genomic window ACCGGTCGTCGCGCACCAGCATCGTGACCCGGATGCCCCGGGAGTGTAGCATTTCGGCTAGCTCTATCCCAATCAGCCCGCCACCTACCACCACGGCCTGCCGGATGCCATGCGTGTCGCGGGTCATTTGCTCGAGGTCGGGCAAGGAATAGAGGCCTTGTACGCCGAGCAGGTGCTGACCGGGCCAGTTGGCGAAGCGGCTGACCGAGCCAGTGGCCAGCAACAGGTGGTCGTAGGATAGGGTTTGGCCAGAACTCAGGGTGAGTTTTTTGCTCGTCGTATCTAGAGCCGTAGCCGTAGCTTGCACCAGCCCCAATCGGTTTTCCGCCCAGAACCAATCCTCGAACGGCTTAATGTCCTGATAGCGCAAATGGCCCATGTACACGTACATCAGCGCAGTGCGCGAGTAATGGTGCGTTGTTTCGTCGGATACCAGCGTGATGCGGGCATCGGGGCGCAGCCGCCGAACCGTGACGGCCGCCGTGACGCCTGTAATTCCATTGCCGATAACAACTAGATGCATAAGCGAAAAATAGACGAGGTAGAAAACCTAACTGACCGTGAGTTCTCGTAAAGTTGAGCAGAAAATATCACTGCGCGACGAGGCTTTAATTTCATAGGCGGCGTTAGGTTTGCAGAACCTGCTGTTGCGCTATGGTTTACTTCCTGCTTTCCCTGTTTTACGGATATACGTATGAATTTCTCGTCGGCCGCTTGCCGCCTTACCGCCGGCCGCCTCGTTGCTTTGTTGGTGAGTATCCTGGTGCTGGAAATGTGGCCAACCTTGCCAGCTGCTGCGAGCACTGCTCCGCGTCCGTTGCATGAAGATGTCACGGCCTTCCTGAAAAAAGTTGTGACCCCCGACGGCCAAGTGAATTACACTGCCGCGGGCCACGAAGCTGCCGCCCTGCAAACCCTTATACATCGAGTGCAGCATTTTGATATTGCTGGAGCCACCGCCTCCGAGCGCAAAGCATTCTATTTGAACGCCTACAACTTAACGGTTATCAAGGCTGTAGCAGACGCTTATCCTCTGACGTCGGTAATGAAGCTGCCGGGCTTTTTCGATAAAAAAGAGCATGCCATAGCCGGGGAATTGCTGACGCTCAACGAGCTGGAAAACAAGCTGCGTAAGGTATATGCCGATCCGCGCATTCATTTTGCTTTGGTGTGCGGAGCGCGGAGCTGCCCACGGCTGCGGGCGGAAGCCTACGCTCCAGCCGTCCTCGACGCCCAACTTACCAACCAAGCCCGTAAGGTGTTACAGGACCCGCTGTTTATTTGGGTTGAAGCGAGCACCAACAAGGTACTGGTATCCGAGATTTTCAAGTGGTACGAAGCGGATTTTAAAGCCACTGGCAAGTCTACTCTAGCGTATATCAATCAGTATCGGGGTGCCAAGCTGATTCCAGTCAACGCGGCTCTTGACTTTTACTCCTACGACTGGACACTGAACGACCGAAAATAGTCTGCGGATGTAGTGCTGATTTTCTGCGTATTACAACCCCACTACTTACCACTCGTAAGAATTATGGTATCACTTCACCTGTAATTCTCACGACCATGATATTTGAAAAACTGTTCGGCAAAGACGAAGTCAACGACGAAGACAAGGAAAATAGCCAAATCACTGATAGTCAACCAGCACCCTATAACGAGCAGCTAGAGGAAGAAAAGGCTTACAAAGCCGATCAGAGCAACGGCAAAGAAGCCAATGACCCTTCGGCCCAACGTAATACAGGCGCGCAGGGCTATACGCAGCGTAGCGACCAAAAAGACCAGCTCGAAAATCTGCACATCGGAGGCAGTGAAACCGAGCCACAGGGCGGCAACGACCACAGCAACTCTGGCGAAACATCTTCGGGCCCAGGCTTTGAGTCGGAAGGCAGCGTAGAGCTGGACCACACGTTGCGCACTCGTCACCAAGAGTTCGGCGACAAAGATGTAAGCGGCCCAGCCACCACAGCACACGATTAAATAGCCCCTATATAAACAGTTAGAGTAGGCAATACGCCATAATACAAAAAGAGGCTTGCCATTAATGGTAAGCCTCTTTTTGTATTATAGCGTATTGCCTAGGGCGGCTATCTTTGTTTGGAACGGACTTCATGAGGGTTGATAATTTTTGTCTATTCCAGGATTATTATGGGTGCAGTCCGTTGATGCTGACGAGCTGTTTAATTCTTGTGTGCTTGTAACTGACAAGTGCTTTTGTCGGGTTACAGCGGATCAATGTTGTTATTAAGGAAGTTGATTGCCATTCGGTTTCAAGTCGGTTATGTAGGATCAGGTTAACTTATTTTTGTATTAATGCAAGTATATGCTTGCGGTGAGCTACTGGTAGTTACGAAAGTTAGGATGGCTGAAAAGTAATATTATATCTTTAGGAACCCGTCCTGATTGCTCTTGTCGCTAAATAGCTTTTATGTGCAAATAAGCGCGAGACTCTTTCAGCGAAATTTCCTTGTCCATCTCACTTTCTCTTATTCTATGCCCACTAACTCTACCCTGCCTGAAACCGACAACCAAAGCACTTACCTCAATGAGGAAGAAGAATCTCTCTCTTCCGGTAATAAGTGGTTGGGCGCTGTAGTAGGGGTTATCTTTCTGTTGGCCACTATTGGCTACTTCATGCCCGCAGAAGGGACACGCGATGCAATTAGCAGCGTAATGCCTTCCGTGATGCTTGGAGAAGCTAGTGTTACAGGTGCTCAGCCAGCAGAGGCGGCTGAAGCTCCGACCGAAGCAAAGGAAATCGTCAAAGAAGAAGTTGCTGCCGACACGGAAAAGCCTCTGGTCGCCGAAGTTGCCCCTCGGCGAGTGGTGCGGCCCGTAGCCGAAACAACCCTTGATAGTCGGCAAGTGCAGGCCGTAGCGCCAGTAACCGAGCAAGTAGTAGAAGAAACTGCGCCTGCTACTATTGCAGCACCCGCCGCGCCTGCTTTCTACACCCTGTCGGGGCGCATCCTTGACGAAAACGGCCGGCCGCTCGCAGGTGCTACTGTACTGCTGAAAGGCTCGCGCAAAGGTACTGGTACCGATGCAAGCGGTAATTATTCTCTGGAAGTACCAGCCGGCGACAACCATTTGGTGTACGGCTACGGTGGCTACCAAGACCAAGAAGTGCGCACTCGCGGCTCCCAGCCCGTCAACGTGACACTGCTGCCCACTGAAGGCGGTAAGCGCCGCCGTTAAACGGGTGGTAACAGTGAATAAAAAGGCCGCTCTGTATTTCCAGAGCGGCCTTTTTATTTGCAAAAGTAAGGGCTAAAATGAAGGGTTAATGCTTCACTTACGGCGCAGCCAGCATAAGCAACTAGCAGGTACAACACATTGGCTTTTTACTTGGGATTGGCAAACCCTTTACCAAACAGGAAATATGCCGGTACCCCTAGTGCCACGAGCAGTAAACCCATGCCCGAGTCGCGGGCAGTAGCTGGCGACACGAGCAGCACAACGCAGAAAGCAGAAGCCAGCACAACGTAGAGCAACGGTATCACGGGGTAGCCGAGGGCGCGGTACGGCCGGGGGGTAGTAGGCCGCGTACGACGCAGAATGAAAATGCCGATGATAGTGATGACGTAGAACAAAATCACCGAGAACATCACGTAGTTGAGCAACTGCCCATACGAGCCCGACAAGCATAGCCCGCAAGCCCACAAGCACTGCGCCCACAGAGCCACGCCGGGTACGCCCGCTTTATTGAGCCGTCCCATGCCGGGGAAAAACAAGCCGTCTTTTGCCATAGCGTAATACGCCCGGGCCCCACTAAGAATTATGCTGTTATTGGCGCCGAACGTGCTGATCATAATCAACCCAGCCATTACATACGCGCCGGCACGACCCAGAATGCTTTCCGCTACGGCAGTAGCCACCCGGTCGTTGGCGGCGTACATAATGCCTCGGCTCACCACATCGGTTGTTGCGGCGGCTGGGTCGCCGTGCAGCGGCATCACTAGCAGATACACCAAGTTAATGAGCAAGTACAGCGCCGTGACAATGCCTGTACCAATAGCCATGCTTAGCACTATCGTACGCTCTGGGCGCACAATCTCATCGCCGGAAAAGCCGATGTTGTTCCAAGAATCCGAGCTAAACAACGAGCCCGTCATGGCTAACCCAATGGCGCCCACCAAGCCCCAGGTGGTAAGTGGCACTGCCTGCCCAGTAGGCGAGAAGCTGGCTGCATTCCACATATCATGGAAATTTAAACTAACCGCTTGGTCGTTGATGCCCAGCGCCAACCCAAATAGGATAAGCAGCGCCAGCGCCACCAACTTGGTGCTGCCGAAGATGTTGGAAATAAGTTTTCCGCCCTGCACCCCACGTGAGTTCACCCAAGTCAAACCTACCAGCATTAGAATAGCCAGCAACTGCACGGTGGTGAAGTTAAAGGACCCTATTTGGAACAGAACATTGGTTTCACTGAACCAAGGCACCAGCACCCCCACAAACCGGGCAAACGCCACTGCCACTGCCGCAATTACACCGGTCTGAATCACGAGAAACAACGACCAGCCGTACAGGAATGCCACCAGCTTGTTGTACGCCTCACGCAGATACACGTATTGGCCGCCCACCTTCGGAAACATGGCGGCTAGCTCGCCGTAGCTTACGGCCCCGGCCAGCGTGATGAAACCCGTAATGACCCACACGACCAGTAGCCAGCCAGCCGAACCCACCTGCCGGGCAATATCGGCCGAGACGATAAAAATACCGGAGCCTATCATGCTACCGGTTACTATCATAATTGCATCAAAAAGCGTAATGGCCCGCTTAAAGTGGCCTTGTTCTTCGGACATAGAGAGAGAATCAGGATTTAGGCCGGAAGATAGAAAAAGAAAAGCCCGTTCTAGGCGAACAGGCTCATTCCAGCAATGCGCTATGCTCTTGCTCTTGCCTCTATTATAGCAAAATACAAGAACGACTTTTGCCAGCGCCCAGGATTTCGCTGGCTTTCGATCGACTAATAGTCTAAATAGAACGCTAAAACTCACTTCGGTCGAACCAGCTGCGTATGCGTTATAGGTCGCCTTTCCTCGCGCAAGCTGAAGCAGCAACGAGGTGCTACGTCAAACTCTTTCTATGAATTTCGCAAAGAGTGGTGCATCCTTTGGGCGGTGGCTACGTGCTCAGCATTACGCTGCTTGTGAATGGACTTCATTTTAAAGGCACCCTGCTGCGGAGGTAGTTCGTAACACTGCCATTGAGTGTGAAGTATTGCAAACCGAGTAAACTATAGCCGTATACACTTATACATAAGCTGAAGACAGCCGTGCTTCCTTGCGCAGCACCAAACTGTGTACCTGTAAACAAAACGCTATTTTTGCCGCCCTGTCCCGCCATATGTCCAAGAAGCTACTTGCTATTCTGACCGCACTGTTGCTCTTGGCGGCTCTGGCTTCTTATGTGTACTACCGGCGCACCGTAGCCGCTGTGCCCGTAGATCCGTGGGCACTGGTTCCCGATGATGCCGTGCTGGTAGCAGCCACGCGCGACCACCCCATGCTGGTGCGCCACCTCAAAGAAACGCAGCTCTGGGATAATCTGCTGGCGGTGCGCTACTTCGAAAGCTTCCAGAACAACGTAGCCCTAATCGATAGCCTCTCGGGCGGGCGCGATGTAGTAAGCCGGTTTCTGGGTCGCAAAAAGGTGCTGACTTCCGTACACGTGACCGGCCCCAACCAGTTTGATCTGCTGCTGCAAGTGCCCGTAACGAGTATTCGCGAGTACCGGCAGGTGCGCAGCCTGCTCGATGCGCTGGGGCGTGATCCGCACTTCCGGGTGGCCACCCGTGACTACGAAGGCACCATCTTGAACGAAGTAACCGAGGTGGGCACCGACCGTGGTATTACTTTCTTCAACTACCGCAACCACTTGTTGCTGAGCGCCAATCCAGTCCTTATAGAAGCCGTAGTGCGTCGCTTAGCAGGGCCAACGCAACCTACCGTAGCTGCCGATTTTCAAAACACGGACTTCTTTCGGCTGCGCGACGTTGATGCTACTCTGCTGATAAACTACCGCCGGTTGCCGCAACTGCTGAGCGTGTTTTTCCGGCGGGAATTACTTCCCGAGATGGGCAGCATTACCAGTTTGGCCAGCGCTGGGCAGATGGAAATGAAACTAGCTGGCAACAGAGTAGCTTTCAGTGGTTTTGCCAATCCCGAAACCACCCGCGGCAGCCTACACGAGCAGTTGCGCGGCCAACCAACCCAACGGTTGCGTATGGCCGACGTGTTAAGCTTACGCACTGCCCTGCTGATGCACCTAAGCGTAGGACCCGCCGATATATTGCGCAACTCGCGCCGCACTGCTGCAACCGATACGCTGGCGCCAGGAATTAACTCCCTGCTCGACAGCTTAACGGCGGGGCTCAAACAGGAGGTAGCTTTGTGTTACCTGACGCAACAATCGGCACGCGTGAGCCCGACGCGGCTGGCGCTGGCCTACTGCCCACGGCCCGCTAACCAGGCCTTATTGCTAGGGAAGTTGCGGCGGGCGGTAGGCGCCAGCCCGTCTTTCGAGCGAGTGGGCCCTTACCAACTTTATGCCACGGGAGTACCCGAGTTGCCAGCACGCCTAATGGGGCCGCTGTTCGCGGGGTTTCGGCAGCCGGTAGTGGCGGTGGTGGGCAATTATCTGGTTTTTGGGCAGGATGCGGCAGCCCTGCGCCAACTGCTGACCGACGTAGCGGCAGGAGAAGTGTGGGCCCGGTCGCCGGCGCAGGTTGGGTTCTTGCAAGAAACTCAGCCATTGGCTCGTTTGCGTGTTATACTCGATTCCCGCAACGCCTGGAATCTGCTCTTGCGCAGTTTAGTGGAGGAGCGCCGGGCCGGTCTGCTCCGCAATGAGGCGTTGTTCAAGCGGTTTCCCCAGATAGCCTTGCAATTTGTGCCGACTGGCGACGAAGCCGAATCTGATTCCCAATACTTCACAGAACTCCTATTCCGCCGTCCCAGCACGGGGCCAGCGGTGGCGCGGGTGCAAGGCGCCAGCGCTTCGGGAGCGGCGCTTACCTTCAAAACGCCCCTGAAAGGCCCACCTATTCTAACGTCCACATCGGGAGCAAACCGGTCAGGCGTGCTGGTGCAAGATTCGGCCCAAGTGCTGCACTACGTAACGCCCGAAAACGTAGTGGCCTGGTCGGATTCATTGCCGGGGCCAATAATTGGTGCTGTGCAGAACCGCCGAATAGCAGGGCAGGCTAGCTACCTGCTGGCGACGCCCGGACAATTGCACTTGCTCGATGCCAATGGGCGCTCGGCTCCTAATTTTCCCCTCAACCTGCCCGATTCGGTGCAAGCTACTACGTTAAGTGTGTCGCCGGAAGGCAGTGGGGCACCGCGCTTGTTGGTGGCTGGGGGCGGCGGCAACCTGTTTCTCTACGATACCGATGGCAACGCGTATCCGGCCTGGCAGCCCAAGCGCTTCGACTTCAACTTGGCGGCCCCGCCGCTTTACCTGATAGTAGGAGGGCGCGATATTATGGTGGTGCTCCTAGAAAATGGGTACGTGTATGCCTGCGACCCGCAGGGGAGCGTGTATCCCGGCTTCCCAATCAGTGTGGGCGCGCGGCTGCAAAGCACTGCCTTAGCCGAAGTGGGTGCTACGCTAGGCCGTACTCGCCTCACAGTGGTTAGCCAACACGGCGAATTGGTGACGTTTTCATTGGCTGGTGATGTCGTGAGTCGGACTCGCGTGGCTACTTGGAGCCGAAATTCGGTGTTCCGCCTCATTCCTGACCAGCGCCAGCGCAACTACGTTGTGAGCCGCGAAGAAGGCGGACAGTTCGATTTGTTCGAGCCAACTGGCCGCCGGCTGCTCAGCCAAAAGTTTCTGACTTCGGGGGGAAGCCCACGCAGTTCTTTGATTTTGATGGCGGTCGGCGCGTGTACGTCCTGACCGAGCCGGGGCCGCGTCGCGCTTACATCTACGACCGACAGGGACGCCTACTAGGAGGTCAGCCATTTGAAAGTAGCGCCTCGGCCGTGGGTTTGGAATATGATTCGCGCAATAAATCGTTTCACCTCTACCGCACCGTCGGCACCGAGTTGCGCCGCACCGACATCAA contains:
- a CDS encoding carboxypeptidase-like regulatory domain-containing protein, whose protein sequence is MPTNSTLPETDNQSTYLNEEEESLSSGNKWLGAVVGVIFLLATIGYFMPAEGTRDAISSVMPSVMLGEASVTGAQPAEAAEAPTEAKEIVKEEVAADTEKPLVAEVAPRRVVRPVAETTLDSRQVQAVAPVTEQVVEETAPATIAAPAAPAFYTLSGRILDENGRPLAGATVLLKGSRKGTGTDASGNYSLEVPAGDNHLVYGYGGYQDQEVRTRGSQPVNVTLLPTEGGKRRR
- a CDS encoding DUF547 domain-containing protein, which produces MNFSSAACRLTAGRLVALLVSILVLEMWPTLPAAASTAPRPLHEDVTAFLKKVVTPDGQVNYTAAGHEAAALQTLIHRVQHFDIAGATASERKAFYLNAYNLTVIKAVADAYPLTSVMKLPGFFDKKEHAIAGELLTLNELENKLRKVYADPRIHFALVCGARSCPRLRAEAYAPAVLDAQLTNQARKVLQDPLFIWVEASTNKVLVSEIFKWYEADFKATGKSTLAYINQYRGAKLIPVNAALDFYSYDWTLNDRK
- a CDS encoding APC family permease, which encodes MSEEQGHFKRAITLFDAIMIVTGSMIGSGIFIVSADIARQVGSAGWLLVVWVITGFITLAGAVSYGELAAMFPKVGGQYVYLREAYNKLVAFLYGWSLFLVIQTGVIAAVAVAFARFVGVLVPWFSETNVLFQIGSFNFTTVQLLAILMLVGLTWVNSRGVQGGKLISNIFGSTKLVALALLILFGLALGINDQAVSLNFHDMWNAASFSPTGQAVPLTTWGLVGAIGLAMTGSLFSSDSWNNIGFSGDEIVRPERTIVLSMAIGTGIVTALYLLINLVYLLVMPLHGDPAAATTDVVSRGIMYAANDRVATAVAESILGRAGAYVMAGLIMISTFGANNSIILSGARAYYAMAKDGLFFPGMGRLNKAGVPGVALWAQCLWACGLCLSGSYGQLLNYVMFSVILFYVITIIGIFILRRTRPTTPRPYRALGYPVIPLLYVVLASAFCVVLLVSPATARDSGMGLLLVALGVPAYFLFGKGFANPK